The following are encoded in a window of Neomicrococcus lactis genomic DNA:
- the thrB gene encoding homoserine kinase, whose translation MQTQAASSYALPRIASGQTVSVRVPATSANLGPGFDVLGLALNVHDEIRLETKNDDAVSVLVEGEGAASLPSDETHLVARTIREFWAAEGCEPTGFVLTAKNVIPHGRGMGSSAAAIVSALWAANATLPEDKQLEPVELFQRAAILEGHPDNVAPAVFGGLTISWQDDLESFGTVRAQLDPHLVPVLLVPDVELSTHRARGLLPASVPHSVAAANGGRVGLLVHSLAVDLSLLHLATEDELHQNFRAEAMPDSAATIRELRDAGYAAVVSGAGPTVMVLCSSHSVAQEVADRVAGREGWRVLLTSVDENGVRVEGH comes from the coding sequence ATGCAAACTCAAGCGGCGTCGTCGTACGCCTTGCCAAGAATTGCCAGCGGGCAAACCGTCAGCGTCCGCGTACCCGCAACCAGCGCCAATTTGGGCCCTGGTTTCGATGTCTTGGGCCTTGCGCTGAATGTTCATGACGAGATTCGGTTGGAGACAAAGAACGACGACGCCGTTTCGGTTCTCGTTGAAGGCGAAGGTGCGGCTTCGCTTCCGAGTGATGAAACGCATTTGGTGGCGCGCACGATTCGCGAATTTTGGGCCGCTGAAGGGTGCGAACCCACCGGATTCGTTTTGACCGCGAAGAACGTGATTCCGCATGGTCGGGGAATGGGTTCCTCCGCCGCAGCCATTGTCTCCGCGCTGTGGGCTGCGAACGCCACACTGCCTGAAGACAAGCAATTGGAACCGGTGGAACTGTTCCAGCGCGCGGCCATTCTTGAAGGCCATCCTGACAACGTGGCACCAGCCGTTTTCGGTGGTTTGACCATATCTTGGCAAGACGATCTTGAGTCGTTCGGCACGGTTCGCGCCCAGTTGGATCCGCACTTGGTGCCCGTGCTTTTGGTGCCCGATGTGGAGCTTTCCACGCACCGCGCCCGCGGACTCTTGCCTGCATCCGTCCCTCATTCTGTCGCGGCAGCTAACGGTGGCCGCGTGGGACTCTTGGTGCACTCGCTGGCCGTGGACCTCTCGTTGCTGCACTTGGCGACGGAAGACGAACTCCACCAGAATTTCCGTGCCGAAGCGATGCCTGACTCAGCAGCAACCATTCGCGAACTCCGTGACGCCGGATACGCCGCAGTGGTGTCCGGTGCTGGCCCCACTGTCATGGTGCTGTGTTCTTCGCACTCCGTGGCTCAAGAGGTTGCAGATCGCGTTGCGGGCCGCGAAGGTTGGCGTGTCTTATTGACTTCAGTGGACGAAAACGGTGTTAGAGTAGAAGGGCATTAG
- the rho gene encoding transcription termination factor Rho translates to MTETTSPEVGVDTTNTTKSAGLAGLKLAQLQTLASQLGISGGSRMRKGDLVAVISSHQRGESPANSGASSAPAAAAPAAAPAVDAPAATEAAPTETSAPAATRSTSTRRRRVAGAAAGAPTAPAASEDAATSTPVEAASAPAENQPEASAPAESAETNDESRESRSRDSRGRGRGRRASAPTSAPQQDQSSGEAGNASDAADSSAATEASDNSEAAEQRGGSREDNNDDSRGDNRRSRNRRGRGNRNDEEGQGAQDENRPDSRFEQRSDRTNDRQDRNERSDRNERQNRNEGQDRAERTDRSNGSDRNNGTDRAERTDRADRNDRQDRNDRSDRNNGSDRNDSQGRNDRQDRDETDTETRNNDRRQNSRNSRDNDGENSRNNRRERTRDRNNNRNDRNDRRNRRGNRNQPEVDDTELSEDDVLLPVAGILDVLENYAFVRTSGYLPGPNDVYVSLNQVKRYNLRKGDAVVGAIRAPREGENQSQRQKFNALVKLQNINGKPAEENKDRVEFNKLVPLYPQERLRLETDPKIIGPRVIDLVAPIGKGQRGLIVSPPKAGKTMVLQSIANAITKNNPEVHLMMVLVDERPEEVTDMQRSVRGEVIASTFDRPADDHTTVAELAIERAKRLVELGMDVVVLLDSMTRLGRAYNQSAPASGRILSGGVDAAALYPPKRFFGAARNIENGGSLTILATALVETGSKADEVIFEEFKGTGNMELRLSRSLADKRIFPAVDVNASGTRREENLLSPEEIKIMWRLRRVLSGLEQQQALELLTSKIRDTASNAEFLMLVSKTTLGSKNES, encoded by the coding sequence GTGACCGAAACCACGAGCCCCGAAGTGGGCGTGGACACCACAAACACCACCAAGAGCGCAGGATTGGCTGGCCTCAAGCTTGCACAGCTGCAGACTTTGGCATCCCAGTTGGGAATTTCCGGTGGCTCTCGTATGCGTAAAGGCGACCTCGTAGCTGTGATCTCTAGCCACCAGCGCGGCGAATCGCCAGCAAACTCGGGCGCTTCTTCTGCTCCAGCCGCCGCAGCTCCTGCAGCTGCTCCTGCCGTTGACGCACCTGCCGCTACGGAAGCTGCTCCAACTGAGACTTCCGCGCCGGCAGCAACTCGCTCGACGAGCACTCGCCGCCGCCGCGTAGCCGGTGCCGCAGCTGGTGCCCCAACCGCTCCAGCTGCATCTGAGGATGCAGCAACCTCAACTCCTGTAGAGGCAGCATCGGCTCCAGCTGAGAACCAGCCAGAAGCCAGCGCTCCTGCAGAGTCTGCTGAAACCAACGACGAATCGCGTGAATCGCGTTCCCGCGACTCACGTGGCCGCGGTCGTGGCCGCCGTGCATCTGCACCGACGAGCGCACCGCAGCAGGATCAGTCATCCGGCGAAGCTGGAAACGCTTCCGACGCCGCTGACTCTTCCGCCGCTACCGAAGCATCGGATAACTCCGAAGCAGCCGAGCAGCGTGGCGGATCTCGCGAAGACAACAACGACGATTCCCGTGGCGACAACCGCCGTTCGAGGAACCGCCGTGGACGCGGAAACCGCAACGATGAAGAAGGCCAGGGCGCCCAGGACGAGAACCGTCCGGACAGCCGCTTCGAACAGCGTAGCGACCGCACGAACGATCGTCAGGATCGCAACGAGCGCTCCGATCGCAACGAACGCCAGAACCGCAACGAGGGTCAGGATCGCGCTGAGCGCACCGACCGTTCGAATGGCTCTGACCGTAACAACGGCACGGACCGCGCTGAGCGCACCGATCGTGCTGACCGTAACGATCGTCAGGATCGCAACGACCGCTCTGACCGCAACAACGGTTCCGATCGCAACGACTCGCAGGGTCGCAACGATCGCCAGGATCGCGATGAGACCGATACCGAGACTCGTAACAACGATCGTCGCCAGAACAGCCGCAACAGCCGTGACAACGATGGCGAGAACTCGCGCAACAACCGTCGCGAGCGTACGCGTGACCGCAACAACAACCGCAATGATCGCAACGATCGTCGCAACCGTCGCGGCAACCGTAACCAGCCTGAGGTTGATGACACCGAGTTGTCAGAGGATGATGTCCTACTGCCAGTAGCGGGCATCCTCGACGTGCTCGAGAACTATGCATTCGTGCGTACGTCCGGCTACTTGCCAGGTCCAAACGACGTTTACGTTTCCTTGAACCAGGTCAAGCGTTACAACTTGCGCAAGGGCGACGCCGTCGTAGGTGCCATCCGCGCACCTCGCGAAGGCGAGAACCAGAGCCAGCGCCAGAAGTTCAACGCGCTCGTGAAGTTGCAGAACATCAACGGCAAGCCTGCTGAGGAAAACAAGGACCGCGTTGAATTCAACAAGCTGGTTCCTTTGTACCCTCAAGAGCGCTTGCGCCTCGAGACGGATCCAAAGATCATTGGCCCACGTGTCATTGACCTTGTGGCTCCTATTGGTAAGGGCCAGCGTGGCTTGATCGTTTCGCCTCCAAAGGCCGGTAAGACCATGGTCTTGCAGTCCATTGCGAACGCGATCACCAAGAACAACCCAGAAGTGCACCTCATGATGGTGCTCGTGGACGAACGTCCGGAAGAAGTGACGGACATGCAGCGCTCTGTGCGCGGCGAAGTCATCGCTTCCACGTTCGACCGTCCGGCAGATGACCACACCACCGTGGCCGAACTTGCCATCGAGCGCGCTAAGCGCCTCGTGGAGTTGGGCATGGACGTGGTTGTTCTCTTGGACTCCATGACCCGATTGGGCCGTGCTTACAACCAGTCCGCTCCTGCGTCTGGCCGTATCCTTTCCGGCGGTGTGGACGCAGCTGCGCTCTACCCACCAAAGCGTTTCTTCGGTGCTGCTCGCAACATCGAAAACGGTGGCTCGTTGACCATCTTGGCCACTGCTCTTGTTGAGACCGGCTCCAAGGCTGACGAAGTGATCTTCGAAGAGTTCAAGGGCACCGGCAACATGGAACTTCGTTTGTCTCGCTCGCTCGCGGACAAGCGCATCTTCCCAGCTGTCGATGTCAATGCTTCCGGCACGCGCCGCGAAGAGAACTTGCTCTCGCCTGAGGAAATCAAGATCATGTGGCGTCTGCGCCGCGTGCTCTCCGGCCTCGAGCAGCAGCAGGCTCTCGAGTTGTTGACCTCCAAGATCCGGGACACCGCGTCTAACGCTGAGTTCTTGATGCTCGTTTCCAAGACCACTTTGGGATCTAAGAACGAGTCTTAG
- the prfA gene encoding peptide chain release factor 1: MFESVQSLLDEHAELQRRLSEPEVYADPALARKLGRRGAELNAIVDAYNNWKNLGDDLEAASEMAAEDPEFAAEMEELKVKLPAAEEKLRRLLIPRDPNDARDVILEVKGGEGGDEAALFAADLLRMYTRYAESKGWKTEMISYNESDLGGYKDAQIAIKGNSNDPAQGVYAHLKYEGGVHRVQRVPVTESQGRIHTSAAGVLVFPEVDEPEELEIHQNDLKIDVYRSSGPGGQSVNTTDSAVRITHLPTGIVVAMQNEKSQIQNREAAMRVLRSRLLAWQQEQIDAENAAVRNSQVRTMDRSERIRTYNYPENRIADHRTGYKAYNLDAVMNGELEPVVQSCIQMDEADRLEALGDNTDS; the protein is encoded by the coding sequence ATGTTTGAGTCAGTGCAAAGCCTTCTTGATGAGCACGCAGAACTCCAAAGGCGCCTCAGCGAGCCCGAGGTGTATGCGGATCCCGCTTTGGCACGTAAGTTGGGTCGCCGCGGCGCCGAGCTGAACGCAATTGTTGATGCATACAACAACTGGAAGAACCTTGGCGATGACCTTGAGGCAGCCAGTGAAATGGCCGCTGAAGATCCAGAATTTGCCGCTGAAATGGAAGAGCTCAAAGTCAAGCTTCCAGCAGCGGAAGAAAAGCTTCGCCGTCTTCTGATCCCGCGCGATCCTAACGATGCGCGGGACGTCATCCTTGAAGTCAAGGGTGGCGAAGGTGGAGACGAAGCAGCACTCTTTGCTGCGGACTTGTTGCGCATGTACACCCGTTATGCGGAATCAAAAGGTTGGAAGACCGAAATGATTTCGTACAACGAGTCTGATCTTGGCGGCTACAAGGACGCGCAGATCGCTATCAAGGGCAACTCGAATGATCCGGCCCAGGGCGTCTACGCACACTTGAAGTATGAGGGCGGCGTGCACCGCGTCCAGCGCGTGCCAGTCACCGAATCTCAGGGCCGTATTCACACCTCCGCTGCTGGTGTTTTGGTGTTCCCTGAAGTGGATGAGCCTGAAGAGCTGGAGATCCACCAGAACGACCTAAAGATTGACGTGTACCGTTCGTCTGGCCCAGGTGGTCAGTCCGTGAACACCACTGACTCTGCTGTTCGTATCACTCACTTGCCTACGGGCATTGTGGTGGCGATGCAGAACGAGAAGTCGCAGATTCAGAACCGTGAAGCCGCCATGCGCGTGCTTCGTTCTCGCTTGCTCGCGTGGCAGCAGGAGCAGATCGACGCTGAAAACGCGGCGGTCCGTAACTCGCAGGTTCGTACCATGGACCGTTCCGAGCGCATCCGCACGTACAACTACCCGGAAAACCGCATTGCCGATCACCGCACGGGCTACAAGGCCTACAACCTTGATGCCGTAATGAACGGCGAGTTGGAGCCGGTGGTTCAGTCCTGCATCCAGATGGACGAGGCCGATCGCCTCGAAGCTCTCGGCGACAACACAGACAGCTAA
- the prmC gene encoding peptide chain release factor N(5)-glutamine methyltransferase, whose product MPETDLAAALAWAVSLLDSVGITTPQPDAELLAAHTLGESRGRINALKLSGFQLDSEQVSRFEDLVRERAQRIPLQHLTGKAPFRFLELEVGPGAFVPRPETEVVAGIAIDYLMDAPAGFKVVDLGTGSGAIAASIADEVPHAEVTAVELSPYALAWAERNLSPLGVRLIAGDFGTALEGEEASFAVVISNPPYIPVGAVPQDEEVRLHDPEMALYGGSEDGLKFPRIVMERAAALLEDDGFFVMEHAEVQAAGVARILASTGNWRDIQTHQDLTGRDRATSARRTTRAR is encoded by the coding sequence GTGCCTGAAACAGATCTTGCCGCCGCGCTTGCGTGGGCAGTTTCGTTGCTGGATTCAGTAGGAATTACGACGCCGCAGCCTGACGCCGAGCTTTTAGCGGCACATACGCTGGGGGAGAGCAGGGGACGCATTAATGCCCTCAAGCTCTCCGGTTTCCAGTTGGATTCCGAGCAAGTGAGCAGGTTTGAAGACTTGGTACGCGAGCGTGCCCAGCGCATCCCGTTGCAGCACTTGACGGGTAAAGCGCCGTTTCGGTTTCTTGAACTCGAAGTTGGACCTGGCGCGTTTGTGCCCCGTCCTGAAACTGAAGTAGTCGCTGGCATCGCCATTGACTACCTCATGGACGCTCCAGCCGGTTTCAAGGTTGTTGACCTAGGAACCGGATCTGGAGCGATCGCGGCGTCTATCGCCGACGAAGTTCCACATGCAGAAGTGACAGCGGTAGAACTATCGCCATACGCACTCGCGTGGGCTGAGCGGAACCTCAGCCCGCTGGGAGTGCGACTCATTGCCGGGGATTTCGGAACCGCATTAGAGGGCGAGGAGGCGAGCTTCGCCGTCGTCATCTCTAATCCGCCTTATATTCCTGTGGGAGCCGTGCCTCAAGACGAAGAAGTTCGTCTGCATGATCCCGAGATGGCGCTCTACGGCGGCAGCGAAGATGGGCTGAAGTTTCCGCGAATCGTTATGGAACGCGCTGCGGCACTCCTTGAAGACGATGGCTTTTTTGTCATGGAACACGCCGAAGTTCAGGCCGCAGGAGTTGCCCGAATTCTTGCGAGTACGGGGAACTGGCGCGATATTCAGACGCATCAGGATCTGACTGGACGCGACCGTGCCACGTCAGCGCGCAGAACTACGCGTGCGAGATGA
- a CDS encoding L-threonylcarbamoyladenylate synthase — protein MSQFFDCEDPEQRTAGFEAARAAILAKQCVVMPTDTVYGIAADAFSPQAVATLLAAKGRGRNMPPPVLIPQVSTMQGLARDIPEAVEKVVGELWPGPLTVILHAQPSLTWDLGETKGTVALRVPDDALALELLAVTGPLAVSSANRSGQPAGTTAAEARDMLVESVEVYLEDGKRPLTTDPFAGEALPSTIVDYTSEVPTVVRLGAVSLELLQELDPAIRMPEAEVEEEAEADAEVEEETQADAEAVAEAGTETKHQESTTGTS, from the coding sequence GTGAGCCAATTTTTCGATTGTGAAGATCCGGAGCAGCGTACGGCGGGATTTGAAGCGGCACGGGCCGCAATTCTCGCAAAACAATGTGTGGTCATGCCGACCGACACCGTCTACGGTATTGCTGCCGACGCTTTTTCGCCGCAAGCAGTGGCAACGCTTTTGGCTGCAAAGGGACGCGGACGCAATATGCCGCCGCCAGTCCTCATTCCGCAGGTTTCTACCATGCAGGGACTCGCTCGCGATATCCCTGAAGCTGTCGAAAAAGTTGTTGGTGAGCTGTGGCCTGGCCCGCTTACCGTCATTTTGCATGCCCAGCCGTCCTTGACCTGGGATTTAGGGGAGACGAAGGGAACTGTAGCTCTGCGCGTTCCTGACGATGCCCTTGCGCTCGAACTTCTTGCCGTCACCGGACCGCTTGCCGTCTCTTCGGCGAACCGCTCAGGTCAGCCAGCGGGAACCACCGCCGCCGAAGCTCGAGACATGCTCGTGGAGTCCGTTGAGGTTTATCTCGAAGACGGAAAGCGTCCACTCACCACGGATCCTTTCGCCGGCGAAGCGCTGCCATCCACGATTGTTGACTACACCTCCGAGGTGCCTACAGTTGTGCGACTCGGCGCGGTTTCCCTCGAACTGCTCCAAGAGCTCGATCCGGCTATTCGGATGCCGGAGGCCGAGGTTGAAGAAGAGGCCGAAGCAGATGCTGAAGTTGAGGAAGAGACCCAAGCAGATGCTGAAGCTGTAGCCGAGGCTGGCACCGAAACCAAGCACCAGGAGAGCACTACCGGGACCTCATGA
- a CDS encoding MraY family glycosyltransferase, whose translation MIIALLAGIAISSQLEFLEGIFASPEPINGIVLACLVVLVVGVTDDVFDLRWYWKMLGQATAALAIALNGIRLEAMPVGWIHIRNEPLQIFLTVFIIVLTMNAINFVDGLDGLAAGVAAIGAAAFFIYSYVLARTINEFDHSNLSALLMALLLGASLGFLIHNFYPASIFMGESGAMLIGLIMATGALAVTADVDALDSFRFRNVPSFMPIILPIAVIILPLVDLATAVVRRTASGRSPFSADRGHLHHKLIDGGWTQRQAVLLLYLWSSLIAFGTVAFNFVDSVILLPSLAVLILIAVYITSNPWQRRRVRDEKRANALRNEENNNSGDELAGE comes from the coding sequence ATGATCATCGCATTGCTTGCGGGCATTGCGATTAGCTCTCAACTTGAATTCCTTGAAGGAATCTTCGCTTCGCCAGAACCCATCAACGGCATAGTTCTTGCTTGCCTTGTGGTGCTAGTGGTGGGCGTCACGGATGACGTCTTTGATCTTCGCTGGTATTGGAAGATGTTGGGGCAAGCGACAGCCGCGTTGGCAATTGCCTTGAACGGTATTCGCCTCGAGGCAATGCCCGTGGGCTGGATTCACATCCGCAATGAACCGCTCCAGATTTTCCTGACGGTGTTCATCATTGTCCTCACCATGAATGCCATTAACTTCGTTGACGGACTCGATGGACTGGCTGCCGGCGTCGCCGCTATTGGTGCGGCGGCGTTCTTTATCTATTCCTATGTCTTGGCCCGGACCATTAATGAATTCGACCACTCGAACCTATCCGCGCTGTTGATGGCGCTTCTTTTAGGTGCGTCTCTAGGATTCTTGATCCACAATTTCTATCCGGCCTCCATCTTTATGGGTGAATCGGGTGCAATGCTGATTGGCCTCATCATGGCTACTGGTGCTCTCGCGGTCACGGCTGACGTTGACGCTTTGGACTCCTTCCGATTCCGCAATGTCCCAAGCTTCATGCCCATCATCTTGCCGATTGCAGTCATTATCCTTCCGTTGGTAGATCTCGCCACGGCGGTGGTTCGTAGGACTGCTAGTGGACGCTCACCGTTTTCCGCGGACCGGGGACACTTGCATCACAAACTGATTGATGGTGGTTGGACGCAGCGTCAGGCCGTGTTGTTGCTCTACTTATGGTCAAGCTTGATTGCGTTCGGCACTGTTGCTTTTAACTTTGTGGATTCAGTCATTCTGTTGCCATCGCTGGCTGTTCTGATCCTGATTGCCGTGTACATCACGAGTAATCCGTGGCAACGCCGACGAGTGCGCGATGAAAAGCGTGCGAACGCCCTCCGCAACGAAGAAAACAACAACTCCGGCGACGAGCTGGCAGGGGAGTAG
- the atpB gene encoding F0F1 ATP synthase subunit A, translating into MIALALPASTSQDGVFHAPKLEDLHLPEILPWGAEYGTGFGKQMLLVLISVALISWFFMASSKKGKLVPGKFQFLGEQAYSFVRNGVAKDVIGEREFKRFVPILVTFFFFILVNNLFGSIPLLQLPTTSHVATPYALAGIVYLYWIFLGFQRHGGKFFKVMTVPSGVPKVILPLIIIIEIISNFFVRPITHSLRLFATMLSGHLIIALAGAGSSFLFLEGDGLMKGLGVLTLAGGVGMYLFEILIQVLQAYVFTLLTAIYIQGSISDAH; encoded by the coding sequence TTGATTGCGCTTGCGCTTCCGGCTTCTACTTCCCAGGACGGCGTTTTTCACGCCCCCAAACTCGAAGACCTCCATCTTCCAGAGATTTTGCCGTGGGGAGCTGAGTACGGAACCGGTTTCGGCAAGCAGATGCTGCTGGTTCTCATTTCCGTCGCACTGATCTCGTGGTTCTTCATGGCTTCCTCTAAGAAGGGCAAGCTGGTTCCAGGTAAGTTCCAGTTCCTCGGCGAGCAGGCTTACAGCTTCGTACGTAATGGCGTTGCTAAGGACGTGATTGGTGAGCGTGAGTTCAAGCGCTTCGTGCCGATCCTCGTCACCTTCTTCTTCTTCATCTTGGTCAACAACCTCTTCGGATCCATCCCGTTGCTGCAGTTGCCAACCACCTCCCACGTGGCAACCCCATACGCTTTGGCCGGCATCGTGTACTTGTACTGGATCTTCCTTGGCTTCCAGCGTCACGGTGGAAAGTTCTTCAAGGTCATGACGGTTCCATCCGGTGTGCCGAAGGTGATCCTCCCGTTGATCATCATCATCGAGATCATCTCGAACTTCTTCGTTCGTCCGATCACGCACAGCCTCCGTCTTTTCGCGACGATGCTTTCCGGTCACTTGATCATCGCTCTGGCTGGTGCCGGTTCATCCTTCCTCTTCTTGGAAGGCGACGGTCTCATGAAGGGCCTCGGCGTTCTCACCTTGGCCGGTGGCGTTGGAATGTACCTCTTTGAAATTTTGATCCAGGTTCTTCAGGCGTACGTGTTTACCCTGCTGACCGCGATCTACATCCAGGGCTCGATCTCCGACGCCCACTAG
- a CDS encoding ATP synthase F0 subunit C: MEIQGSLNLIGYGLSAIGGGIGVGLVFAAYINGVARQPEAQRVLQPIAFLGLALTEALAILGLVFSFVIGA, translated from the coding sequence ATGGAAATCCAAGGCTCCCTTAATCTCATTGGTTACGGCCTTTCCGCTATCGGCGGTGGTATCGGCGTTGGTTTGGTCTTCGCGGCCTACATCAACGGTGTTGCTCGCCAGCCTGAAGCACAGCGCGTTCTTCAGCCAATCGCCTTCCTTGGCCTTGCACTTACTGAAGCACTCGCTATCCTCGGCCTCGTTTTCTCCTTCGTTATCGGCGCCTAG
- a CDS encoding F0F1 ATP synthase subunit B has protein sequence MNDAVIYAAAEGANPLIPNVWEIVVTVIGFAILLFIVSKYVVPMFEKTYEERTAAIEGGIEKAEAAQAEANAALEEYKKQLQDARTEANRIREEARAEGAQILADLKTKAAAESARITEQAHVQIEAERTAAVASLRSEVGTLATELAGKIVGESLADDARASRVVDRFLADLDSHQNAGASN, from the coding sequence ATGAACGACGCAGTTATTTATGCAGCTGCTGAGGGTGCAAACCCATTGATTCCCAATGTTTGGGAAATCGTGGTCACCGTCATCGGTTTCGCAATTCTGCTCTTCATTGTGAGCAAGTACGTAGTCCCGATGTTCGAGAAGACGTACGAAGAGCGTACTGCTGCCATCGAAGGCGGCATTGAAAAGGCTGAAGCCGCACAGGCGGAAGCTAACGCAGCGCTCGAAGAGTACAAGAAGCAGCTCCAGGACGCTCGCACGGAAGCAAACCGCATCCGTGAAGAGGCCCGCGCAGAAGGTGCTCAGATCCTTGCCGATCTCAAGACCAAAGCTGCCGCTGAGTCCGCTCGTATCACTGAGCAGGCACACGTTCAGATCGAAGCTGAGCGCACTGCCGCTGTTGCTTCGCTGCGTAGCGAAGTTGGCACCTTGGCAACTGAGCTGGCCGGCAAGATCGTGGGCGAATCTCTCGCCGACGATGCGCGTGCATCCCGCGTGGTAGATCGCTTCTTGGCTGATCTTGATTCCCACCAGAATGCAGGTGCTTCCAACTGA
- a CDS encoding F0F1 ATP synthase subunit delta, producing MSRVSSESLAQAQTLLESKLGSNPAELAKELFAVLGIVDSNAGLRRALTDPSREGQDKANLFSSLLDGKVSGATKEIAAQLAGSRWGDPRDIGDALETLGATAAISSAEKNGSEGLERLEDELFSFVRVVASSHDVQRALDAPQATAESKEKLAFALVPDASEATKTLIGQAVSTPRGHKATDLVQSFIGLVAKRQQRWIANVSVTRPLTDEQLRRLQNGLNNLYQRDLKINVNVNPALIGGIRVEVGDEVVDATSATRLSELRRRLAS from the coding sequence ATGTCTCGCGTATCAAGTGAATCCCTCGCGCAAGCCCAGACGTTGCTCGAGTCCAAATTAGGCTCGAACCCAGCTGAGCTTGCAAAAGAATTGTTCGCGGTTTTGGGCATCGTGGACAGCAACGCCGGTCTTCGGCGTGCGCTGACTGATCCTTCCCGCGAGGGTCAGGACAAGGCAAACCTCTTTTCCTCTTTGCTTGATGGAAAAGTATCCGGAGCAACGAAAGAAATCGCTGCACAGCTTGCTGGCTCTCGTTGGGGCGACCCACGCGACATCGGGGATGCGCTTGAGACGCTTGGGGCAACGGCGGCTATTTCCTCCGCTGAAAAGAATGGTTCTGAAGGACTTGAGCGACTTGAAGATGAACTCTTCTCGTTCGTTCGGGTTGTCGCTTCTAGCCATGATGTTCAGCGCGCGCTGGATGCACCTCAAGCAACTGCAGAGTCGAAAGAGAAGCTTGCTTTCGCGCTCGTCCCAGATGCTTCTGAAGCCACGAAAACGCTTATCGGCCAGGCCGTTTCCACCCCGCGTGGACACAAGGCAACCGATTTGGTCCAGTCCTTCATCGGACTTGTTGCCAAGCGTCAGCAGCGTTGGATCGCAAACGTTTCCGTTACTCGTCCTTTGACGGATGAGCAGCTGCGCCGTTTGCAGAATGGTCTCAACAATCTGTACCAGCGTGACTTGAAGATCAATGTCAACGTCAACCCGGCGTTGATTGGCGGAATCCGAGTTGAGGTCGGTGACGAGGTAGTTGACGCTACTTCGGCTACGCGCCTCTCGGAATTGCGACGACGTCTGGCCAGCTAA